Proteins co-encoded in one Xanthomonas campestris pv. badrii genomic window:
- the dnaE gene encoding DNA polymerase III subunit alpha, whose product MSTSRFVHLHVHTEFSLADSTIRVPEKPDQADPKKAKQANLLSRAVELDMPALAVTDLNNLFALVKFYKAAEGVGIKPIAGADVMIATPGMTPWRMTLLCRDREGYLSLSRLLTRAWMEGHRPEGGVAIHPEWLQAGHANLFALAGRDSLAGRLFSEGRADLAEAQLADWQRVFGDGLHLELTRTGREGEERFNQFALHAAGVRGLPVVASNDVRFLYASDFNAHEARVCISSGRVLDDPKRPREYSDQQYMKSSEEMAALFADIPDAIDNTHALAQRCNIEMRLGTYFLPAYPVPEDETLDSWIRSQSRQGLAARLEKNPIAPGKTRQDYVDRLEFELDTIIKMGFPGYFLIVADFIQWGKNQGIPIGPGRGSGAGSLVAWALQITDLDPLPYNLLFERFLNPERVSMPDFDIDFCMDRRDEVIDYVARKYGRERVSQIITYGTMAAKAVVRDAGRVLGFSYGLVDSVAKLIPNILGITLKDAMGEGKDSEMASPDLIQRYQVEDDVRDLMDLARQLEDLTRNAGKHAGGVVIAPDPLSEFCPLFAEHDEDGRGKNPVTQFDKDDVEAVGLVKFDFLGLRTLTIIDWAVKAINVRHARAGIDPVDITAIPLDDVPTYKGVFASGNTGAVFQFESSGMRRLLKDARPDRFEDLIALVSLYRPGPMDLIPDFNARKHGQQEIVYPDPRTEVILKDTYGIMVYQEQVMQMAQIVGDYSLGGADLLRRAMGKKVPAEMAKHREIFREGAARGGVSAAKADEIFDLMEKFAGYGFNKSHAAAYALVSYQTAWLKRHYPAEFMAATLSSDMDNTDKVVGFLDEVRNLGLTVKPPRVNESAYMFEAASPDTIQYGLGAIKGVGQGACEAIVEERQRGGPYTTLLDFCTRVGTAKLNRRTLEAMINAGAMDGLGKNRASLMLQLPEVMKATEQMARERASGQNSLFGGPDPSAPAMRLDLPESKEWPLGQLLTGERETLGFYLSGHPFDPHREEVRELVGCDLGALEKILASQQRGGGGGGDGEKRAWRPEVSAILAGQVVGVRRKGDSQVFVQLEDGRGRVECSAFSDAMAEFGHLLTRDRILIVKGGLREDEFNGGYSLRIRQCWDYEQICADHAQRLSLRLDLREKQAFKRIDTLLAKHRPGKTPLRLDLLLRAPSGGVAGMLDLNGTHSVRIDQQLMDSLRADPAVRTVKIKYSPPWA is encoded by the coding sequence ATGTCCACTTCCCGCTTCGTCCATCTGCACGTCCACACCGAGTTCTCGCTGGCGGATTCCACCATCCGTGTGCCCGAGAAACCGGATCAGGCTGACCCGAAAAAGGCCAAGCAGGCCAATCTGCTGAGCCGGGCGGTCGAACTCGACATGCCTGCGCTGGCAGTCACCGATCTCAACAACCTGTTCGCGCTGGTCAAGTTCTACAAGGCCGCCGAAGGGGTTGGCATCAAGCCCATCGCCGGCGCCGATGTGATGATCGCCACCCCGGGCATGACGCCCTGGCGCATGACCCTGCTGTGCCGCGACCGCGAAGGCTACCTGAGCCTGTCGCGGCTGCTGACCCGCGCCTGGATGGAAGGCCACCGCCCCGAAGGCGGCGTGGCGATCCATCCCGAGTGGCTGCAAGCCGGCCACGCCAACCTGTTTGCGCTGGCCGGCCGCGACAGCCTGGCCGGGCGCCTGTTCAGCGAAGGCCGGGCCGACCTGGCCGAGGCGCAGCTGGCCGATTGGCAGCGCGTGTTCGGCGATGGCCTGCACCTGGAGCTGACCCGCACCGGGCGCGAGGGCGAGGAGCGCTTCAACCAGTTCGCGCTGCACGCCGCTGGCGTGCGCGGGCTGCCGGTGGTGGCCAGCAACGATGTGCGCTTCCTGTACGCCAGCGACTTCAACGCGCACGAAGCGCGCGTGTGCATTTCCTCCGGCCGCGTGCTGGATGATCCCAAGCGCCCACGCGAGTACAGCGACCAGCAGTACATGAAGTCCAGCGAGGAGATGGCGGCGCTGTTCGCCGACATCCCCGACGCGATCGACAACACCCATGCGCTGGCGCAGCGCTGCAACATCGAGATGCGCCTGGGCACCTACTTCCTGCCCGCCTACCCGGTGCCCGAAGACGAGACCCTGGACAGCTGGATCCGCAGCCAGTCGCGACAGGGTCTGGCCGCACGCCTGGAAAAGAACCCGATCGCGCCGGGCAAGACGCGCCAGGACTACGTGGACCGGCTCGAGTTCGAGCTGGACACCATCATCAAGATGGGCTTTCCCGGCTACTTCCTGATCGTGGCCGACTTCATCCAGTGGGGCAAGAACCAGGGCATTCCGATCGGCCCGGGGCGCGGTTCCGGTGCCGGCTCGCTGGTGGCCTGGGCGCTGCAGATCACCGACCTGGACCCGCTGCCGTACAACCTGCTGTTCGAGCGCTTCCTGAATCCCGAGCGCGTGTCGATGCCCGACTTCGACATCGACTTCTGCATGGACCGCCGCGACGAAGTCATCGACTACGTGGCGCGCAAGTACGGCCGCGAACGCGTCAGCCAGATCATCACCTACGGCACCATGGCCGCCAAGGCGGTGGTGCGCGATGCCGGGCGCGTGCTGGGCTTTTCGTATGGGCTGGTCGACAGCGTGGCCAAGCTGATCCCCAACATCCTGGGCATCACGCTCAAGGATGCGATGGGCGAAGGCAAGGACTCGGAGATGGCCTCGCCGGACCTGATCCAGCGCTACCAGGTCGAAGACGACGTGCGCGACCTGATGGATCTGGCGCGCCAGCTCGAAGACCTCACCCGCAATGCCGGCAAGCATGCCGGCGGCGTGGTGATCGCGCCCGATCCGCTGTCCGAGTTCTGCCCGCTGTTCGCCGAACACGACGAAGACGGCCGCGGCAAGAATCCGGTGACCCAGTTCGACAAGGACGACGTCGAAGCCGTGGGCCTGGTGAAGTTCGACTTCCTGGGCCTGCGCACGCTGACCATCATCGATTGGGCGGTCAAGGCGATCAACGTGCGCCATGCGCGCGCGGGCATCGACCCGGTGGACATCACCGCCATCCCGCTCGACGACGTGCCCACCTACAAGGGCGTGTTCGCCTCGGGCAATACCGGTGCGGTGTTCCAGTTCGAATCCTCGGGCATGCGCCGCCTGCTCAAGGACGCGCGCCCGGACCGCTTCGAAGACCTGATCGCGCTGGTGTCGCTGTACCGCCCCGGCCCGATGGACCTGATCCCGGACTTCAACGCGCGCAAGCACGGCCAGCAGGAGATCGTCTACCCCGATCCGCGCACCGAAGTCATCCTGAAAGACACCTACGGCATCATGGTGTACCAGGAGCAGGTGATGCAGATGGCGCAGATCGTCGGCGACTATTCGCTGGGCGGCGCCGACCTGCTGCGTCGCGCGATGGGCAAGAAGGTGCCGGCCGAAATGGCCAAGCACCGCGAAATCTTCCGCGAAGGTGCGGCCAGGGGCGGCGTGAGCGCGGCCAAGGCCGACGAAATCTTCGACCTGATGGAGAAGTTCGCCGGCTACGGCTTCAACAAGTCGCACGCGGCCGCCTACGCGCTGGTCAGCTACCAGACCGCCTGGCTGAAACGGCATTACCCGGCCGAATTCATGGCCGCCACGCTGTCCTCGGACATGGACAACACCGACAAGGTGGTGGGCTTCCTGGACGAGGTGCGCAACCTCGGCCTCACCGTCAAACCGCCACGCGTCAACGAGTCGGCCTACATGTTCGAGGCGGCCAGCCCGGACACCATTCAATACGGGCTGGGCGCGATCAAGGGCGTCGGCCAGGGCGCCTGCGAGGCCATCGTCGAAGAACGCCAGCGAGGCGGCCCCTACACCACGCTGCTGGACTTCTGCACGCGCGTAGGCACTGCAAAGCTCAACCGGCGCACGCTGGAAGCGATGATCAATGCCGGCGCGATGGATGGGCTGGGCAAGAATCGCGCCTCGCTGATGCTGCAGCTGCCCGAAGTGATGAAGGCCACCGAGCAGATGGCGCGCGAACGTGCATCCGGGCAGAACTCGCTGTTCGGCGGGCCCGACCCGAGCGCGCCGGCGATGCGCCTGGACCTGCCCGAGAGCAAGGAATGGCCGTTGGGCCAGCTGCTCACCGGCGAGCGCGAAACGCTGGGCTTCTACCTCAGCGGCCACCCGTTCGATCCGCATCGCGAGGAAGTGCGCGAGCTGGTCGGTTGCGACCTGGGCGCGCTGGAGAAGATCCTCGCCTCGCAACAACGTGGCGGCGGCGGTGGCGGCGACGGCGAAAAACGCGCCTGGCGCCCGGAGGTGAGCGCCATTCTTGCCGGCCAGGTGGTCGGCGTGCGGCGCAAGGGCGACAGCCAGGTGTTCGTGCAGCTGGAAGACGGCCGCGGCCGGGTGGAGTGCAGCGCGTTCTCCGACGCGATGGCCGAGTTCGGCCACCTGCTCACCCGCGACCGCATCCTGATCGTCAAGGGCGGCCTGCGCGAAGACGAATTCAACGGCGGCTACAGCCTGCGCATCCGCCAGTGCTGGGACTACGAGCAGATCTGCGCCGACCACGCCCAGCGCCTGTCGCTGCGCCTGGACCTGCGCGAGAAACAGGCTTTCAAGCGCATCGACACGCTGCTGGCCAAGCACCGCCCCGGCAAGACCCCCCTGCGCCTGGACCTGCTGCTGCGCGCCCCCAGCGGCGGGGTGGCCGGCATGCTCGACCTCAACGGCACCCATTCGGTGCGCATCGACCAGCAGCTGATGGACAGCCTGCGCGCCGACCCTGCGGTGCGGACGGTGAAGATCAAGTACAGCCCACCGTGGGCGTGA
- the lpxB gene encoding lipid-A-disaccharide synthase, with protein MTGIGNRESGIETGVHERAPADGDPTALPIPHSPLPIPGARGRAPRIALIAGEASGDILGAGLIAQLRLRYPNAEFVGIGGDAMRGAGCQTWFDASELAVMGLTEVLRHLPRLLKLRSAFRERVLAWTPDVFIGIDAPDFNLPVERWLKQRGIRTVHYVSPSVWAWREKRAEKIGASADLVLCLFPMEPPIYAKHGVDARFVGHPMADDIAYQADREAARAKLGLSASSTVLAVLPGSRHGEISRLGDTFFQAAWLVSEHLSNLHVLVPAANPGCKQLLAEQLSRSSLPVMRSHLLDGQARTAMLAADVVLLASGTATLEAMLVKRPMVVGYKVTPLTYRIVKTLGLLKVNRYALPNILANDDLAPELMQDDCTPERLCVALLDWFKHPDKVAALQPRYLALHAQLRRDASARAADAVAGLLTQRELGIGNGESAGAGS; from the coding sequence ATGACGGGAATCGGGAATCGAGAGTCGGGAATCGAGACAGGCGTGCATGAGCGCGCGCCTGCAGACGGCGACCCGACGGCTCTACCGATTCCCCATTCCCCACTCCCCATTCCCGGCGCGCGCGGGCGCGCGCCCCGCATCGCGCTGATCGCTGGCGAGGCCTCCGGCGACATCCTGGGCGCGGGGTTGATCGCGCAGTTGAGGCTGCGTTATCCGAATGCCGAATTCGTGGGCATCGGCGGCGATGCGATGCGCGGTGCGGGATGCCAGACCTGGTTCGATGCCAGCGAGCTGGCCGTGATGGGCCTGACCGAAGTGCTGCGCCATCTGCCGCGTCTGCTCAAGCTGCGCAGCGCGTTCCGCGAGCGCGTGCTGGCGTGGACGCCGGATGTGTTCATCGGCATCGATGCGCCGGATTTCAATCTGCCGGTGGAGCGCTGGCTCAAGCAGCGCGGCATCAGGACCGTGCACTACGTCAGCCCCTCGGTGTGGGCGTGGCGCGAAAAGCGTGCGGAAAAGATCGGCGCCAGCGCCGACCTGGTGCTGTGCCTGTTTCCGATGGAACCGCCGATCTATGCCAAACACGGCGTGGACGCGCGCTTCGTCGGCCACCCGATGGCCGACGATATCGCCTACCAGGCCGACCGCGAGGCCGCACGCGCCAAGCTGGGGTTGTCTGCCTCCAGTACCGTGCTGGCGGTGCTGCCGGGCAGCCGGCATGGCGAGATCAGCCGGCTCGGCGACACCTTTTTCCAGGCTGCCTGGCTGGTGTCCGAACACCTGTCCAACCTGCATGTGTTGGTACCGGCCGCCAACCCGGGCTGCAAGCAATTGCTGGCCGAACAGCTATCGCGTTCTTCGCTGCCGGTGATGCGCTCGCACCTGCTCGACGGCCAGGCGCGCACGGCGATGCTGGCCGCCGACGTGGTGCTGCTGGCCTCCGGCACCGCCACGCTGGAAGCCATGCTGGTCAAGCGCCCGATGGTGGTCGGCTACAAGGTGACGCCACTGACCTACCGCATCGTCAAGACGCTGGGGCTGCTCAAGGTCAACCGCTACGCCCTGCCCAACATCCTGGCCAACGACGACCTCGCCCCCGAGCTGATGCAGGACGACTGCACTCCCGAGCGACTGTGCGTGGCACTGCTGGACTGGTTCAAACACCCCGACAAGGTCGCCGCCCTGCAACCGCGCTACCTGGCCCTGCATGCGCAGTTGCGCCGCGATGCGTCGGCGCGCGCGGCCGATGCGGTAGCTGGGCTGCTGACGCAGCGGGAATTGGGAATCGGGAATGGGGAATCGGCAGGAGCCGGCTCATGA
- a CDS encoding ribonuclease HII, which translates to MRHSTSNGAVVVPATQDGLFHDSRFPIPDSRLIAGVDEAGRGPLAGPVAVAAVVFDPGKPRINGLDDSKQLSAERREQLYARIVDRALAWSVVLIDSEEIDRINIYQATMLGMRRAVEGVAHVAGFARIDGNRVPKGLPCPAEALIGGDALDRAIMAASIVAKVTRDRLMHQLHAQHPEYRFDQHKGYSTPTHLAALQAHGPCPQHRRSFAPVRLALEGRESRDPGPGTGDPEQLQVVQLAAPLLEV; encoded by the coding sequence ATGAGGCACTCCACCTCCAACGGCGCGGTTGTCGTTCCGGCGACGCAGGACGGCCTTTTCCACGATTCCCGATTCCCGATTCCCGATTCCCGTCTCATCGCCGGCGTCGACGAAGCTGGCCGCGGCCCCTTGGCCGGGCCGGTGGCCGTCGCGGCGGTGGTGTTCGACCCGGGCAAGCCGCGCATCAACGGGCTGGACGATTCCAAGCAGCTCAGCGCCGAGCGCCGCGAGCAGTTGTATGCGCGCATCGTCGACCGGGCGCTGGCCTGGTCGGTGGTGTTGATCGACAGCGAAGAGATCGACCGCATCAATATCTACCAGGCCACCATGCTCGGCATGCGGCGGGCGGTGGAAGGCGTGGCGCATGTGGCCGGGTTCGCGCGCATCGACGGCAACCGCGTGCCCAAGGGGCTGCCCTGCCCGGCCGAGGCGCTGATTGGCGGCGATGCGCTGGACCGCGCCATCATGGCCGCCTCGATCGTGGCCAAGGTCACCCGCGACCGCCTGATGCATCAGCTGCATGCGCAGCACCCGGAATACCGCTTCGACCAGCACAAGGGCTACAGCACCCCGACCCACCTGGCGGCCCTGCAGGCACACGGGCCGTGCCCGCAGCATCGCCGCAGCTTTGCGCCGGTGCGCCTGGCGCTGGAAGGCCGGGAGAGCCGGGACCCGGGGCCGGGGACCGGGGACCCGGAACAGCTGCAGGTGGTGCAGCTGGCTGCGCCGCTTTTAGAGGTCTGA
- a CDS encoding tetratricopeptide repeat protein, producing the protein MSPLLLISLSLQAACCVHVVRSGRPLYWIFLLLAFSLLAVLVYVFVAVIPDLRNDPGARRSLKRVRNTLDPQREQRDASRRLDVADTPENRRQLAESLLARGDYAQAAEHYQGALRGLYRDDPHLILGLAKAQFGLGQPQQARQTLDALIAANPGFRSHDGHLLYARAVEDCGDTDAALHEYETLAQGYPGEEARLRYAQLLQRTARSDQARAVYEQVLRHAAASPKHYQREQRAWVDLARKGLRELDTGA; encoded by the coding sequence ATGTCCCCACTTCTGCTGATTTCGCTGTCGCTGCAGGCCGCCTGCTGCGTCCACGTGGTGCGCAGCGGGCGCCCGTTGTACTGGATCTTTTTACTGCTGGCGTTTTCGTTGCTGGCGGTGCTGGTCTATGTGTTCGTGGCGGTGATTCCCGACCTGCGCAACGACCCCGGCGCACGCCGCAGCCTCAAGCGCGTGCGCAACACCCTGGATCCGCAACGCGAACAGCGCGATGCCTCGCGCCGGCTGGATGTGGCCGATACTCCGGAAAATCGTCGCCAGCTCGCTGAAAGCCTGCTGGCACGCGGCGATTACGCGCAGGCCGCCGAGCATTACCAGGGCGCGCTACGCGGGCTGTACCGCGACGATCCGCACCTGATACTGGGCCTGGCCAAGGCACAGTTCGGGCTGGGCCAGCCGCAGCAGGCGCGGCAGACCCTGGATGCCCTGATCGCGGCCAACCCCGGCTTCCGCTCGCACGACGGGCATCTGCTGTACGCGCGTGCGGTCGAAGACTGCGGCGATACCGATGCCGCGTTGCACGAGTACGAGACATTGGCGCAGGGTTATCCCGGCGAAGAGGCGCGCTTACGCTATGCGCAGCTGCTGCAGCGCACCGCGCGCAGCGACCAGGCCAGGGCAGTGTACGAACAAGTGCTGCGCCATGCCGCGGCCTCGCCCAAGCATTACCAACGCGAGCAACGCGCCTGGGTCGACCTGGCACGCAAGGGCCTGCGCGAGCTGGACACCGGCGCATAG
- the lpxA gene encoding acyl-ACP--UDP-N-acetylglucosamine O-acyltransferase gives MRDQAPLIHPTAVIDPAARLAEDVRVGAFCLIGADVEIGAGTEVGPHCSIHGPTRIGRNNRFIGHAAIGGEPQDKKYAGERTELVIGDGNVIREFVTINRGTGGGGGITVIGNDNWMLAYTHVAHDCHVGNHCVFSNNTTLAGHVTVGDYVIISGFAGAHQFCRIGAHAFLGMGALTNGDVPPFTMVGSESLGRPRGINSEGLKRRGFDAERITAIKRAYRTLYVAGLPLADAKLQLAEQAKRSDDVRGMLEFIEAAERPLLR, from the coding sequence ATGCGTGATCAGGCACCCTTGATTCATCCCACCGCTGTCATCGATCCCGCGGCGCGACTGGCAGAGGATGTGCGCGTTGGCGCGTTCTGCCTGATCGGCGCCGACGTGGAGATCGGCGCCGGCACCGAAGTGGGGCCGCATTGCTCGATCCACGGCCCCACCCGGATCGGCCGCAACAACCGCTTCATCGGCCACGCCGCGATCGGCGGCGAACCGCAGGACAAGAAGTACGCCGGCGAGCGCACCGAACTGGTGATCGGCGACGGCAACGTGATCCGCGAGTTCGTCACCATCAATCGCGGCACCGGCGGCGGCGGCGGCATCACCGTGATCGGCAACGACAACTGGATGCTGGCCTACACGCACGTGGCGCACGACTGCCATGTTGGCAACCACTGCGTGTTTTCCAACAACACCACCCTGGCCGGCCACGTCACCGTGGGCGACTATGTGATCATCAGCGGCTTTGCCGGCGCGCACCAGTTCTGCCGCATCGGCGCGCACGCCTTCCTGGGCATGGGCGCGCTGACCAACGGCGACGTGCCGCCGTTCACCATGGTCGGCAGCGAATCGCTGGGCCGCCCGCGCGGCATCAACAGCGAAGGCCTCAAGCGCCGCGGCTTCGATGCCGAGCGCATCACGGCAATCAAGCGCGCCTACCGCACGCTCTACGTCGCCGGCCTGCCGCTGGCCGATGCCAAACTGCAGCTGGCCGAACAGGCCAAGCGCAGCGACGACGTGCGCGGCATGCTCGAATTCATCGAAGCGGCAGAACGGCCGTTGTTGCGATGA
- the fabZ gene encoding 3-hydroxyacyl-ACP dehydratase FabZ: MSHPVYELPIDVNQIQTLIPHRYPFLLIDRVIELDLETKRVVGQKNVSINEPFFQGHFPTRPVMPGVLIIEALAQAGGVMTQLGLGRDALSKLFYMVKVDNARFNKQVVPGDVLILDVQMKRLIRNMGCYYGEAKVNGEVVASAEIMCAGAKE; encoded by the coding sequence ATGAGTCACCCCGTTTACGAGCTGCCGATCGACGTCAACCAGATCCAGACGCTGATCCCGCACCGCTACCCATTCCTGCTGATCGACCGGGTCATCGAGCTGGACCTGGAAACCAAGCGCGTCGTCGGCCAGAAGAACGTCAGCATCAACGAGCCATTCTTCCAGGGACACTTCCCGACCCGGCCGGTGATGCCCGGCGTGCTGATCATCGAAGCATTGGCGCAGGCCGGCGGCGTGATGACCCAGCTTGGCCTGGGGCGCGATGCGTTGTCCAAGCTGTTCTACATGGTCAAGGTCGACAACGCCCGCTTCAACAAGCAGGTGGTGCCGGGCGACGTGCTGATCCTGGACGTGCAGATGAAGCGCCTGATCCGCAACATGGGATGCTATTACGGCGAGGCCAAGGTCAACGGCGAAGTCGTGGCCAGCGCAGAAATCATGTGCGCCGGCGCCAAGGAATAA
- a CDS encoding acetyl-CoA carboxylase carboxyltransferase subunit alpha has translation MNPNYLDFEQPIADLEAKIQELRNASTGPAVNVETEVRALRDKLRVRTAQIFRDLSAWQISQLARHPQRPYTLDYIGTICDEFQELAGDRAYADDKAIVGGLGRIDGRPVVVIGHQKGRDTKTKVARNFGMPRPEGYRKALRLMKLAERFRLPLLTFIDTPGAYPGIGAEERGQSEAIARNLLEMAELKIPVICTVIGEGGSGGALAIGVGDRTLMLEYGTYSVISPEGCASILWKDAAKAKDAAEQLGLTAKRLKGLGLVDKVIREPTGGAHRNPEQMGKRLKAVLLNELDALEKIPVETLLQQRYERLRSYGAYEGH, from the coding sequence ATGAATCCTAACTACCTCGACTTCGAGCAACCCATCGCCGATCTGGAAGCCAAGATCCAGGAACTGCGCAACGCCAGTACCGGCCCTGCAGTCAACGTGGAGACCGAGGTGCGGGCGCTGCGCGACAAGCTGCGCGTGCGCACCGCGCAGATCTTCCGCGACCTGTCGGCCTGGCAGATCTCGCAGCTGGCGCGCCACCCACAGCGCCCGTATACGCTGGACTACATCGGCACCATCTGCGACGAATTCCAGGAGCTGGCCGGCGACCGCGCCTATGCCGACGACAAGGCCATCGTCGGTGGCCTGGGCCGTATCGACGGCCGCCCGGTGGTCGTCATCGGCCACCAGAAGGGCCGCGACACCAAGACCAAGGTGGCGCGCAACTTCGGCATGCCGCGCCCGGAGGGCTACCGCAAGGCGCTGCGCCTGATGAAGCTGGCCGAGCGCTTCCGCCTGCCGCTGCTGACCTTCATCGACACCCCCGGCGCGTATCCCGGCATCGGTGCCGAGGAACGCGGCCAGTCCGAGGCGATCGCGCGCAACCTGCTGGAAATGGCCGAGCTCAAGATCCCGGTGATCTGCACCGTGATCGGCGAAGGCGGCTCCGGCGGCGCGCTGGCGATCGGCGTGGGCGACCGCACCCTGATGCTGGAATACGGCACCTATTCGGTCATCTCGCCCGAAGGCTGCGCCTCGATCCTGTGGAAGGACGCGGCCAAGGCCAAGGACGCCGCCGAACAGCTCGGCCTGACCGCCAAGCGCCTGAAGGGCCTGGGCCTGGTCGACAAGGTCATCCGCGAACCTACCGGCGGCGCGCACCGCAACCCCGAGCAAATGGGCAAGCGCCTGAAGGCGGTCCTGCTCAACGAACTGGACGCACTGGAAAAGATCCCGGTGGAAACCCTGCTGCAGCAACGCTACGAGCGGCTGCGCAGCTACGGTGCCTACGAAGGGCATTGA
- the lpxD gene encoding UDP-3-O-(3-hydroxymyristoyl)glucosamine N-acyltransferase, translating to MSLTASAIAEQFGLTVVGDGATDVTGVATLAHAGAGQLSFLSNPRYRPQLADTQAAVVVVRAEDAEAARGTVLVAKDPYTAFAKIAALFDVAPVRAPGVHPSAVIDPTAQVAPGAHVGPFVSIGARSRVGDGCIIGTGSIIGEDCVVDDGSELIARVTLVTRVRLGKRVRIHPGAVIGADGFGLAMDAGHWIKVPQLGGVVIGDDCEIGANTCIDRGALEDTVLEEDVRVDNLVQIAHNCRIGAHSAIAGCTGIAGSAKIGRYCLLGGHVGVVGHLEICDKVVITGKSVVRNSIHEPGEYSSGTPLTDNRTWRKNAARFKQLDALARRILAVGKENA from the coding sequence ATGTCTCTGACCGCCAGTGCGATTGCCGAACAATTTGGTCTGACCGTCGTTGGCGACGGCGCGACCGACGTCACCGGGGTGGCGACACTGGCGCACGCCGGCGCAGGCCAGCTGAGCTTCCTGTCCAATCCGCGTTACCGGCCGCAATTGGCTGACACGCAGGCGGCCGTGGTCGTGGTGCGCGCCGAAGATGCCGAGGCCGCGCGCGGCACCGTGCTGGTCGCCAAGGACCCGTATACGGCGTTCGCCAAGATTGCGGCGCTGTTCGACGTGGCGCCGGTACGCGCGCCCGGCGTCCATCCGTCGGCTGTGATCGACCCCACCGCGCAGGTGGCGCCGGGCGCCCATGTCGGCCCGTTCGTCAGCATCGGCGCACGTAGCCGCGTGGGCGATGGCTGCATCATCGGCACCGGCAGCATCATCGGCGAAGATTGCGTGGTGGACGATGGCAGCGAGCTGATCGCACGCGTCACCCTGGTCACCCGGGTGCGGCTGGGCAAGCGGGTACGCATCCATCCCGGCGCGGTGATCGGTGCGGACGGCTTCGGCCTGGCGATGGACGCCGGCCACTGGATCAAGGTGCCGCAGCTGGGCGGCGTGGTCATCGGCGACGATTGCGAGATCGGCGCCAACACCTGTATCGATCGCGGCGCACTGGAAGACACCGTGCTGGAAGAAGACGTGCGCGTGGATAACCTGGTGCAGATCGCGCACAACTGCCGCATCGGCGCCCATAGCGCCATCGCCGGCTGCACCGGCATTGCCGGCAGCGCCAAGATCGGCCGCTATTGCCTGCTCGGCGGCCACGTCGGCGTGGTTGGTCACCTGGAGATCTGCGACAAGGTGGTGATCACCGGCAAGTCGGTGGTGCGCAATTCCATCCATGAGCCGGGCGAGTATTCGTCCGGCACCCCTCTCACCGATAACCGCACGTGGCGCAAGAATGCCGCGCGCTTCAAACAGCTCGATGCGCTGGCAAGGCGCATCCTGGCTGTGGGCAAGGAGAACGCATGA
- a CDS encoding CopD family protein encodes MTLYLWIKTFHLLFVIAWMAAVFYLPRILVNIAEAGSDTAVRARLVLMGRRLYAFGHSMLGLALLLGAVLWQGYRVIPDFPTMVAGGWLHAKLFAVALILAHYIVSGRWVKGAEQGRAVPGGRALRWFNEVPVILLVGVIWLVLAKPF; translated from the coding sequence ATGACCTTGTATCTGTGGATCAAGACCTTCCATCTGTTGTTCGTCATCGCCTGGATGGCGGCGGTGTTCTACCTGCCGCGCATCCTGGTCAACATCGCCGAAGCCGGCAGCGACACCGCGGTGCGCGCGCGCCTGGTGTTGATGGGGCGGCGGCTCTATGCATTCGGCCACAGCATGCTCGGCCTGGCGCTGCTGCTGGGCGCGGTGCTCTGGCAGGGCTACCGGGTCATCCCGGATTTCCCGACGATGGTCGCTGGCGGCTGGCTGCACGCCAAGCTGTTTGCGGTGGCATTGATTCTTGCCCATTACATCGTGTCCGGTCGCTGGGTCAAAGGCGCCGAACAGGGGCGTGCCGTGCCCGGTGGTCGGGCCCTGCGTTGGTTCAATGAAGTGCCGGTGATCCTGCTGGTGGGCGTGATCTGGCTGGTGTTGGCCAAGCCGTTTTGA